Proteins found in one Triticum aestivum cultivar Chinese Spring chromosome 4D, IWGSC CS RefSeq v2.1, whole genome shotgun sequence genomic segment:
- the LOC123100013 gene encoding uncharacterized protein, translated as MDDPQQAETAPPEDAPARPLPHSVRGVFLNYIGHWRPRFFARPSARPAGAPDYGDLDFLPDYSRGYNSILDHCNGLLLYGNAWLYCVVNTATRRWERLPRMDANNYVPYLVFDPALSHGYEVLLFRREPDKPKKFDLVEFLSLLDDMSGVEEDAENEDQDEPAVEPLPRQSIDDLHRLTEWPPSQWTLPVFSSATGEWRERSFVREGEAVKTMASMQQPMEWGPRWRYSVYWRGALYVHCRGAFVARLSLLDGKYRVFNTPIDFEESKHACPYLGKSEKGVYFATIHKYNNLLRVWNLGESSGPIDWVLKHTIELDESTLWAAARFYQHEINGPWILEDNNNDDVEEKMVPLKENIECNSDDDNVMSNQGGCEEQYSHIYFLGFHPYKEVIFLGLSFTGVAYHLNSSKVQYLGKLHPKDYCTAYSNGIYESFMYTPCMVGELSETPP; from the exons ATGGATGATCCGCAGCAAGCAGAGACAGCTCCGCCGGAAGACGCGCCCGCGCGCCCCCTGCCGCACTCGGTGCGCGGCGTCTTCCTCAACTACATCGGGCACTGGCGGCCACGGTTCTTCGCCCGTCCGTCGGCGCGCCCCGCGGGCGCGCCCGACTACGGTGACCTCGACTTCCTCCCCGACTATAGCCGGGGTTACAACTCCATCCTGGATCACTGCAACGGCCTCCTGCTCTACGGCAACGCATGGCTGTACTGCGTGGTGAACACCGCCACGAGGCGGTGGGAGCGTCTCCCGCGCATGGACGCCAACAACTACGTCCCGTATCTGGTCTTCGACCCCGCCCTGTCGCATGGCTACGAGGTGCTCCTGTTCCGCCGCGAGCCCGACAAGCCCAAGAAGTTCGACCTCGTTGAGTTTCTGTCTTTGCTGGATGACATGTCGGGTGTCGAGGAGGACGCAGAGAATGAGGACCAAGATGAGCCGGCTGTAGAACCTTTGCCAAGACAGTCCATCGATGACTTGCATCGTTTGACGGAATGGCCACCGTCACAATGGACGCTGCCTGTGTTCTCATCGGCTACTGGAGAGTGGCGGGAGAGGTCATTTGTCCGGGAAGGAGAGGCTGTCAAGACGATGGCCAGTATGCAACAACCGATGGAATGGGGCCCAAGATGGCGTTACAGTGTGTATTGGCGAGGCGCGCTTTACGTCCATTGTCGTGGTGCATTTGTTGCAAg GTTATCTTTATTAGATGGTAAATACCGGGTATTTAATACACCAATAGATTTTGAGGAAAGCAAACATGCATGTCCTTATCTTGGGAAGTCGGAAAAAGGGGTGTACTTTGCGACAATTCACAAGTACAACAACCTTCTTCGCGTTTGGAACCTCGGTGAATCAAGCGGTCCAATAGATTGGGTACTAAAGCATACCATCGAGCTTGATGAATCTACTTTGTGGGCCGCGGCGCGTTTCTACCAACACGAGATTAATGGACCTTGGATCTTAGAGGACAATAACAATGATGATGTGGAAGAAAAGATGGTGCCGCTAAAAGAAAATATTGAATGCAACTCCGATGATGATAATGTAATGAGTAACCAAGGTGGTTGTGAAGAACAGTATAGTCACATTTATTTCTTGGGTTTTCACCCGTACAAAGAGGTAATTTTCTTAGGGTTGTCATTTACAGGAGTGGCTTATCATTTGAATAGCTCAAAAGTCCAATACCTCGGAAAACTACACCCAAAAGATTACTGCACAGCGTATTCAAATGGCATATATGAATCATTTATGTACACTCCCTGCATGGTTGGGGAGCTTTCAGAGACTCCTCCATAA